In Bacteroidota bacterium, one genomic interval encodes:
- a CDS encoding DoxX family protein, with product MTDFRTKLNTFLFQQPEIESIAANLGLLLARIYAGFTIMSAGLDKIPLPEWMVDQVTTIGFPFPTFFAWVACFTEFGFGLLLVLGLVTRLSGIMLAFTMGVAAFGYHEVLPLVHIHIAQHYVWLFVVFAAVGAGRYSLDALIRKPGTAINTEWSRLAVPALIG from the coding sequence ATGACCGACTTCCGCACAAAACTCAACACCTTCCTTTTCCAACAACCTGAGATCGAAAGCATTGCTGCCAACCTCGGCTTGCTACTCGCCCGGATTTACGCCGGCTTCACCATCATGTCTGCCGGCCTGGATAAAATCCCGCTTCCTGAATGGATGGTCGATCAGGTGACAACCATCGGATTTCCCTTTCCAACGTTCTTTGCCTGGGTAGCTTGTTTTACTGAATTCGGATTTGGGCTTTTGCTGGTTCTTGGTTTGGTTACACGCTTGTCCGGAATCATGCTTGCCTTTACGATGGGGGTTGCCGCTTTTGGCTATCACGAAGTGTTACCGCTTGTGCATATCCATATTGCCCAGCACTACGTCTGGCTGTTTGTTGTATTTGCTGCCGTAGGTGCAGGCAGATATTCTTTGGACGCGCTGATTCGTAAGCCAGGTACGGCAATCAATACGGAGTGGTCGAGGCTGGCCGTGCCGGCATTGATTGGCG
- a CDS encoding helix-turn-helix domain-containing protein: MIENVYLLFFVPLTLGLFQGMLFAVLLVVRGAREERLSDYLLAMLLFCGCLVLLPILLGLLDIHVLWNEWLFLPLNPGLLIGPLLYLFVIAHTNRGFRLTKQSLWHFFPFVVYAVYHIAIFVQGRDFVFHWMDAVDLPIINPIYQLLTLLSLCVYLWVTIQQYRQYQRWIEAEYANPEAHLYPWIKRFLWVVLLTVFITCLLRIIESVLFDFDYIQSWFTATMVAITTYYISIAGYMSARPPLTANLGDAKNEGKMADQEIASELKRLTTWMESNQAYLDPNLSLGTVAKAMDQSREMVSMVINAGDGKNFRGFVNTYRVEAFKQAVRAGQAKELTLFGLALECGFNSKATFNRVFKQIEGVTPNMFANGVVLSPPSMST; encoded by the coding sequence ATGATCGAGAACGTGTACCTGTTGTTTTTCGTGCCGCTCACCCTGGGGCTTTTTCAGGGGATGCTGTTTGCAGTGCTACTTGTTGTACGTGGAGCCCGGGAGGAACGGTTGTCAGATTACTTGCTGGCAATGCTGCTGTTTTGCGGTTGCCTGGTCTTGCTGCCGATTCTCCTCGGTCTCCTGGATATCCATGTTCTTTGGAACGAGTGGCTATTCTTGCCACTCAATCCAGGGTTGCTAATTGGACCACTGCTTTATCTGTTTGTGATTGCGCATACAAACCGAGGCTTCAGGCTTACCAAACAAAGCCTATGGCATTTTTTCCCGTTTGTCGTTTATGCGGTCTACCATATCGCGATTTTTGTGCAAGGGCGCGACTTTGTTTTTCACTGGATGGATGCGGTAGACCTGCCGATCATCAATCCAATTTATCAATTGCTCACGCTGTTGTCCTTGTGTGTGTACCTATGGGTAACCATTCAGCAATATCGCCAATATCAACGCTGGATTGAAGCAGAATATGCGAACCCTGAAGCTCATTTGTACCCCTGGATAAAGCGTTTTTTGTGGGTCGTTTTGCTCACTGTTTTTATAACATGTTTGCTGCGAATTATCGAATCTGTATTGTTCGACTTCGACTACATCCAATCGTGGTTTACTGCGACAATGGTAGCCATTACAACCTATTACATTTCTATTGCCGGCTACATGTCAGCCCGCCCACCGCTGACTGCCAACCTGGGAGATGCAAAGAATGAAGGCAAGATGGCTGACCAGGAAATTGCATCCGAGCTAAAACGGCTTACCACATGGATGGAGAGCAATCAAGCCTACCTTGATCCTAACCTCAGCCTGGGTACGGTCGCCAAAGCGATGGATCAGTCACGGGAAATGGTGTCCATGGTCATTAACGCCGGTGACGGTAAAAACTTCAGAGGCTTTGTCAATACCTATCGCGTTGAAGCTTTTAAGCAAGCTGTAAGGGCTGGTCAGGCTAAAGAACTGACGCTGTTTGGTTTAGCACTTGAATGCGGGTTCAATTCAAAAGCGACATTCAATCGTGTCTTCAAGCAAATCGAAGGCGTCACCCCCAACATGTTCGCAAATGGAGTAGTCCTTTCACCTCCATCGATGTCAACCTGA
- a CDS encoding DUF2807 domain-containing protein, giving the protein MYVLKRIATLAFLAVTVISTANAQKPVNGNGEIVEQIRPLPTFSSVLIDFSADVTIVNGETPSFRIEGDENVLPHIGTNVRGGKLRITQDRWIEPSQRVVIHIGTPLTTKLETSGYSDVVIENIEGPRLQINAGVGDVTLYGQSDRIQVRTKTGSIDATNLTTDYADVAISSHGTVKLGDVNELVTNVSQTGTVVYSSAPAAIKNRNDMANVVSVDEFEDLGKAEVSYVKFVLVNNSRKRMALRVEGPRARSFGYGFTLKASGERAENWPVGTKVYSEGRLLSDKLLITIDENMAGEKVNLFEEE; this is encoded by the coding sequence ATGTATGTATTGAAACGAATTGCGACACTGGCTTTTCTGGCCGTTACGGTAATTTCAACTGCAAATGCTCAGAAACCTGTCAATGGGAATGGTGAAATTGTAGAACAAATCCGCCCGCTACCAACGTTCTCGTCCGTTTTGATTGATTTCTCAGCTGATGTGACGATCGTCAATGGAGAAACCCCCTCTTTCCGAATTGAAGGAGACGAAAATGTATTGCCCCATATCGGGACCAACGTTCGGGGAGGCAAATTGCGTATCACGCAGGATCGCTGGATTGAACCATCGCAGCGGGTCGTCATCCATATTGGCACACCGCTAACAACAAAATTGGAAACCAGTGGATATAGTGATGTTGTCATCGAAAACATCGAAGGACCTCGCCTGCAAATAAACGCCGGCGTTGGGGATGTGACCCTGTATGGGCAATCAGACCGTATCCAGGTACGTACAAAAACTGGAAGTATTGATGCAACGAACCTGACCACAGACTATGCTGACGTGGCAATATCATCGCATGGTACCGTAAAACTTGGTGACGTCAACGAACTGGTGACCAACGTTTCCCAGACAGGCACAGTAGTGTATTCAAGTGCGCCTGCTGCAATAAAGAACAGGAATGATATGGCGAATGTTGTGTCTGTGGATGAGTTTGAGGACTTGGGCAAAGCTGAAGTGTCGTATGTAAAATTTGTACTCGTAAATAATTCTCGCAAGCGTATGGCGTTACGAGTTGAAGGGCCTCGCGCACGTTCCTTTGGATACGGCTTTACGCTAAAGGCAAGTGGTGAACGGGCAGAAAACTGGCCTGTAGGCACAAAGGTGTATTCAGAGGGCCGGCTGCTTTCAGATAAACTGTTGATCACCATTGATGAGAACATGGCAGGGGAAAAAGTAAATCTTTTTGAAGAAGAATAG
- a CDS encoding GNAT family N-acetyltransferase — protein sequence MRDEITIRFVEQTDLSALVALCADHAAYEKAPYDPAGKAALLAEGLFCDPPKLFCLVAEQKGKLVGFLSYMQQYATWDAGTYVYMDCLYIDQRARNLGLGKQLVSQLVTEARKMGCTLIQWQTPAFNTGAIRFYERLGATSKSKERFFLGT from the coding sequence ATGCGTGATGAGATCACTATTCGTTTTGTCGAACAGACCGACCTGTCAGCATTGGTTGCGTTGTGTGCGGATCACGCGGCTTACGAAAAGGCACCGTACGACCCGGCCGGCAAAGCAGCACTACTGGCTGAAGGGCTCTTTTGCGACCCGCCCAAACTTTTTTGCCTGGTAGCTGAGCAAAAAGGGAAGCTGGTCGGCTTCTTGTCATACATGCAGCAATATGCTACTTGGGATGCTGGCACTTATGTCTATATGGATTGCCTCTATATCGATCAACGCGCACGAAACCTGGGGCTGGGAAAACAACTGGTATCCCAACTTGTCACTGAAGCCCGGAAAATGGGGTGCACGTTGATACAGTGGCAAACACCGGCGTTTAATACGGGTGCTATTCGTTTCTATGAACGGCTCGGCGCTACCTCAAAATCCAAGGAACGCTTCTTTTTGGGCACTTGA
- a CDS encoding DUF5916 domain-containing protein gives MIMIKRRAITPVFMLMISLLIAGEVHGQEVVEKRVYTTRHTGEAPSPAIDGMLGDDVWALVPWSGDYIEWSPEENTAPTEQTQMKIIYDDRNLYVAFKCLDKDPEGVVRRLSRRDVFDGDWVEINIDSNGDQRTAASFTITAAGVRGEEFITNDGMLWDPTWNPVWTARTQQTAEGWTAEIQIPFSQLRFGTESRPVWGIQSTRRYFREEERSVWQRSPRNAPGWVSAFGELHGLNNLVQQRHWEVQPYTVSSLTRYDEEGGNPFRDGQDSELSAGLDAKIGITNDLTLDLTVNPDFGQVEADPSAIALDGFQIFFPEQRPFFIESKNIFDYKFSTSQSGNTFGFDNLFYSRRIGRGPQGVAQTQMGEFSSQPDVTTILGAAKFSGKTEDGWSVGALNSTTASEVANIAGLEGNRRQTVEPLTNYFVGRLQKDFNNRNSLIGGIFTATNRQLARDVDFLHRAAYTGGIDLGHQWQNKAWYLNGNFVFSYVEGSEAAISATQQSIQHLFNRVDADHLSFDESKTSLSGTGGNVQLGNAAGNWRFESGIAWHTPGLELNDLGFQRRADDLRQYNWVSYRTTRPRERVRQFTINHANVTVFDFGGNLNTVRLNVNGWVNLKNNWWINGGFTYTPHQFSNAALRGGPRLRISPSASYRNGLISDSRKKLRLTLNHAGEWATDGAFRIHALSAALTYQPTNAIQFTLSPNYSFNKDQLQYVATVLSGDTPRYINGTIRQHTLSLPARVDYILSPNLSIQYWGQPFISRGNYGRYKFITDAQAFEFADRFAALSDAQLQDADAQLSVDENLDGIPDYSFFKPDFAFVQWRSNLVLRWEYRQGSELFLVWSQDLVQFGDPADPVLRGLQRTIRDNRPQRIFLLKATYRFLR, from the coding sequence ATGATTATGATCAAGCGACGCGCAATTACACCAGTTTTTATGCTGATGATTTCCCTTCTTATAGCTGGCGAGGTGCATGGGCAGGAAGTGGTTGAGAAGCGGGTGTACACAACGCGGCATACGGGCGAAGCCCCATCGCCGGCCATTGATGGGATGCTTGGGGATGATGTCTGGGCATTGGTACCGTGGAGTGGGGACTACATTGAGTGGAGTCCGGAAGAAAACACAGCCCCAACTGAACAGACGCAGATGAAAATCATCTACGATGATCGGAATCTCTATGTGGCTTTCAAATGCCTGGACAAAGATCCGGAAGGAGTGGTGCGCCGGCTGTCACGTCGCGATGTGTTTGACGGGGACTGGGTGGAAATAAACATCGATAGTAACGGGGACCAGCGCACCGCAGCCTCTTTCACGATTACTGCGGCGGGCGTTCGCGGTGAAGAGTTCATTACCAATGATGGGATGCTGTGGGATCCAACCTGGAATCCTGTCTGGACCGCGAGGACGCAGCAGACCGCCGAAGGATGGACGGCTGAAATTCAGATTCCTTTTAGCCAACTGCGGTTTGGCACGGAAAGCCGGCCGGTTTGGGGGATTCAGTCAACCCGGCGCTATTTCAGGGAAGAAGAGCGGTCGGTCTGGCAGCGCTCCCCGCGCAATGCACCCGGATGGGTGAGCGCTTTTGGGGAGTTACATGGGCTGAACAACCTTGTACAGCAACGACATTGGGAAGTGCAGCCGTATACGGTGTCGTCTCTGACACGCTATGATGAGGAAGGCGGGAATCCATTTCGTGATGGACAAGACAGCGAATTATCAGCTGGCCTGGATGCTAAAATTGGCATCACAAACGACCTCACGCTGGACCTGACAGTGAATCCGGATTTTGGACAGGTGGAAGCGGATCCTTCGGCCATTGCGCTCGATGGGTTTCAGATATTTTTCCCCGAGCAGCGTCCGTTTTTCATCGAAAGCAAAAATATCTTCGACTATAAATTTTCCACTTCGCAGTCGGGCAACACTTTTGGGTTTGACAACCTGTTCTACTCCCGCCGTATTGGACGCGGGCCCCAAGGGGTTGCGCAGACACAAATGGGAGAGTTCTCCAGCCAGCCAGACGTGACCACCATCCTTGGTGCCGCGAAGTTTAGTGGTAAAACAGAGGACGGGTGGTCTGTTGGTGCCCTCAACAGCACCACGGCCAGTGAAGTAGCGAACATTGCTGGACTTGAAGGGAATCGCCGGCAGACGGTTGAACCGTTAACCAATTACTTTGTCGGCCGGCTGCAGAAAGACTTTAACAATCGAAACTCCTTAATTGGCGGGATTTTCACCGCAACCAACCGCCAGCTTGCCCGTGATGTTGATTTCCTGCACCGGGCAGCATACACTGGTGGGATTGATTTGGGGCACCAGTGGCAAAACAAAGCCTGGTATCTCAATGGCAATTTTGTTTTTAGCTACGTTGAAGGCAGTGAAGCGGCGATCTCTGCAACCCAGCAATCCATTCAGCACCTCTTTAACCGGGTAGATGCTGATCATCTCTCGTTTGATGAGAGCAAGACTTCACTGTCAGGCACAGGAGGCAACGTACAACTGGGCAATGCTGCCGGGAATTGGCGGTTTGAGTCAGGCATTGCATGGCACACGCCGGGCCTGGAGCTCAATGATTTGGGCTTTCAGCGCCGGGCAGATGACCTGAGGCAATACAACTGGGTGAGCTACCGAACAACCAGGCCACGTGAGCGCGTCCGTCAGTTTACGATTAACCACGCCAACGTGACGGTATTTGATTTTGGCGGTAACCTGAATACCGTGCGCCTCAATGTGAATGGTTGGGTGAATCTCAAAAACAACTGGTGGATAAACGGCGGGTTTACCTATACGCCACATCAGTTCTCAAATGCTGCCTTGAGGGGTGGCCCACGGCTGCGGATCTCACCATCGGCGAGTTATCGCAACGGGTTGATTTCGGACAGCCGCAAAAAACTGCGCCTTACCCTGAACCACGCCGGCGAATGGGCCACTGATGGCGCCTTCCGCATACATGCCCTGAGCGCTGCGCTAACGTATCAGCCGACGAATGCCATCCAATTTACGCTATCGCCAAATTACAGCTTCAACAAAGACCAACTGCAGTACGTTGCAACGGTTTTGAGCGGAGATACGCCACGCTATATCAACGGCACCATCCGTCAGCATACTTTAAGTTTGCCGGCGCGCGTAGATTATATTTTGTCACCAAATCTTAGCATCCAGTATTGGGGGCAACCGTTTATTTCCAGAGGCAATTACGGGCGGTATAAATTCATTACGGATGCCCAGGCGTTTGAGTTTGCTGATCGATTTGCCGCGCTGTCTGATGCTCAATTACAAGACGCCGACGCTCAGCTATCCGTTGATGAAAATCTGGATGGCATACCCGACTACAGTTTTTTCAAACCTGATTTTGCATTTGTGCAATGGCGCTCGAATTTGGTGCTTCGGTGGGAGTACCGGCAAGGCTCTGAATTATTTCTGGTCTGGTCGCAGGACCTCGTCCAGTTTGGTGATCCAGCAGACCCCGTATTGCGTGGACTACAGCGTACCATCCGCGATAACCGGCCACAGCGTATTTTTCTATTGAAAGCAACGTATCGATTTTTGAGGTGA
- a CDS encoding DinB family protein, producing the protein MQRKTIDTEEYNPYYSRYLDKLSPDVALLDAYTQGQDRVISYFSGIPEAQHTFRYATGKWSIKEVLQHLIDTERIFMYRAFRIARADKTPLSNYDQDGYVPTSRADSKSIGNLLREFEATRTASVALLGSLSDDDLARIGISSNYPMSARAAAFIVPGHDLWHLDIIDEKYLGGDHV; encoded by the coding sequence ATGCAACGAAAAACCATCGATACCGAAGAGTACAACCCTTATTACAGCCGCTATCTTGACAAGCTGTCACCAGATGTTGCCCTGTTAGACGCTTATACACAAGGCCAAGATCGTGTAATCAGCTACTTTTCCGGGATACCAGAAGCGCAACACACCTTCCGATATGCAACTGGCAAATGGAGCATAAAAGAGGTCTTGCAACACCTGATTGATACTGAGCGGATCTTTATGTATCGCGCATTTCGAATTGCTCGCGCAGACAAAACGCCACTCTCCAACTATGACCAGGATGGCTATGTGCCGACATCGCGTGCAGACAGTAAGTCTATTGGGAATCTGTTGCGTGAATTTGAGGCCACTCGAACAGCTTCCGTGGCACTCCTGGGTAGCCTGTCAGACGACGACCTGGCGCGGATTGGGATTTCCAGTAACTACCCCATGTCGGCCCGTGCCGCCGCATTTATCGTACCCGGACACGATCTGTGGCACTTGGATATCATCGATGAAAAGTACCTGGGAGGTGATCATGTTTGA
- a CDS encoding PLP-dependent aminotransferase family protein, with product MPPYKTLIPIDRSTGTPLYQQITSGFIRSISAGVLGPGLKLPGTRKLAEMLSVHRRTVIAAYEEMESQGWIEVRSSRGCFVNGHLPVVDVHEGAAKAHKDAHFALYGKYENLSDETPYSKGIATQRIDDGYPDVTLAPRKALAKNFSFVMNSGMGVSLMNYTQSYRGDIALRQALCTYLRETRGIAANLDNILITRGSLMAFYLLFQALLKPGDRVIVGVPGFDEGYNTIRVAGGELVPVPVDEEGMDIDAVHAICKSKTIRAVYIIPHHHYPTTVSLSASRRMQLLALAERYNFAIIEDDYDYDFHYASSPILPIASADYAGVVAYVGSLSKIVAPSLRIGFLVAPTNLVDEVSTLSQYLDSFGNTALERAVAMLFEQGEISRHLRKALQVYRERRDHFCQLLQKEMGSIVTFDVPEGGLATWIKFNAKKPVTAIITSAAAAGLQMPGSHFANVENAPINAIRMGFASKKSEDVARVIDILKGCIH from the coding sequence ATGCCACCCTATAAAACGTTGATTCCTATTGACCGCAGCACGGGTACACCGCTCTATCAACAGATTACAAGCGGATTCATTCGCAGCATCAGCGCCGGCGTGCTCGGCCCCGGACTCAAATTACCGGGCACTCGGAAGCTCGCTGAAATGTTAAGTGTCCATCGCCGCACCGTGATTGCCGCCTACGAAGAAATGGAGTCCCAGGGATGGATTGAGGTCCGGTCAAGTCGGGGATGTTTTGTGAATGGACATCTGCCAGTGGTTGACGTCCATGAAGGTGCGGCAAAAGCACACAAGGATGCGCATTTTGCGCTGTATGGTAAATATGAAAACCTGTCCGACGAAACCCCATACTCAAAAGGGATAGCAACCCAGCGCATAGACGACGGATACCCGGATGTGACGCTGGCCCCACGCAAAGCCCTGGCAAAAAATTTCTCGTTTGTGATGAACAGCGGCATGGGGGTCTCACTCATGAATTACACCCAGTCTTACCGGGGCGACATCGCGCTTCGACAAGCACTGTGTACGTATCTACGAGAAACGCGGGGTATCGCGGCCAACCTCGACAACATCCTGATCACACGGGGCAGCCTGATGGCTTTCTATCTCCTCTTTCAGGCATTGCTCAAGCCAGGCGACCGGGTCATTGTAGGTGTGCCGGGATTTGATGAAGGCTATAATACCATCCGGGTAGCCGGCGGCGAGTTAGTGCCGGTACCCGTTGACGAAGAAGGCATGGACATCGACGCCGTGCATGCCATTTGCAAATCCAAAACCATACGGGCAGTCTACATTATCCCGCACCACCACTACCCCACTACGGTCTCCCTTAGCGCTTCGCGGCGGATGCAGTTGCTTGCGCTTGCCGAGCGATACAACTTTGCCATCATCGAAGACGACTACGACTACGACTTTCACTACGCAAGCTCACCCATACTGCCTATTGCAAGTGCAGACTACGCCGGCGTTGTAGCTTACGTGGGGTCATTAAGCAAAATTGTTGCCCCCAGCCTGCGGATTGGCTTTCTCGTTGCGCCAACTAATCTTGTGGATGAAGTGTCAACCCTGAGCCAGTACCTCGACAGCTTCGGCAATACCGCGCTGGAACGGGCTGTGGCGATGTTGTTTGAACAGGGTGAAATAAGCCGGCACTTGCGCAAGGCGCTGCAGGTGTACCGCGAGCGACGGGATCACTTCTGCCAGCTTCTGCAAAAAGAAATGGGCAGCATAGTGACCTTTGATGTACCTGAAGGTGGACTGGCAACGTGGATCAAATTCAACGCAAAAAAACCAGTAACAGCCATCATCACCTCAGCTGCAGCGGCAGGACTCCAAATGCCGGGATCTCACTTTGCAAATGTAGAAAATGCACCAATTAATGCCATACGAATGGGCTTCGCATCGAAGAAGTCAGAGGATGTTGCCAGGGTGATAGACATCTTAAAGGGATGCATCCACTAA
- a CDS encoding methyltransferase domain-containing protein, with protein MSHTKSVKDFYEHNTRRFLRWGGGTREAVIHREVWGPGVGTKAAAFHYVHQLLLEQVNRQEANPVHLLDLGCGVGSSLFYLCRHAQQPCKATGISVSPTQIATAETLARENGLAAQCAFIEADFLNLPSVPPVNLAYSIEAFVHAADAAGYFREAAATLSQGGRLVLIDDMLETDVSESDAMRRDVARFREGWRLGSLHTVEAIEQFARGAHLSLVENNNLTSYLNLGRPRDYFIKALFILPGITALNPTYLRSLDGGDALQTCLKKGWVSYRMLVFEKA; from the coding sequence ATGTCCCACACCAAAAGCGTAAAGGACTTCTACGAGCACAACACCCGCCGCTTTTTGCGGTGGGGTGGCGGGACGCGTGAGGCTGTCATCCACCGGGAAGTATGGGGCCCGGGTGTAGGGACGAAGGCTGCGGCTTTTCATTATGTCCACCAGTTGCTTCTCGAGCAAGTAAACCGGCAAGAAGCCAATCCAGTGCATCTGCTGGATCTTGGCTGTGGCGTGGGGAGTAGCCTGTTCTATTTGTGTCGGCATGCGCAACAGCCCTGCAAAGCCACTGGTATCTCGGTAAGTCCAACCCAGATTGCAACGGCTGAAACCCTTGCTCGGGAAAATGGGTTGGCGGCGCAGTGCGCGTTCATCGAGGCAGATTTTTTGAACCTGCCCTCTGTGCCCCCTGTAAACCTGGCGTATTCCATTGAAGCATTTGTGCACGCGGCAGATGCGGCGGGTTATTTCCGAGAGGCTGCAGCTACGCTGTCGCAGGGCGGCCGGCTTGTGCTGATTGACGATATGCTGGAAACAGATGTGTCAGAATCTGATGCGATGCGTCGCGACGTAGCACGCTTCCGCGAAGGCTGGCGTTTAGGCAGCCTGCATACCGTTGAAGCCATTGAGCAGTTTGCGCGAGGTGCTCATTTAAGTCTTGTGGAGAACAACAACCTGACATCCTACCTAAACCTTGGCCGGCCCAGGGATTACTTCATCAAAGCCCTGTTTATCCTGCCCGGTATAACTGCGCTCAATCCCACCTACCTCCGAAGCCTAGATGGGGGGGATGCGTTGCAAACATGCCTGAAAAAAGGCTGGGTCAGTTACCGTATGCTGGTGTTTGAGAAAGCTTGA
- the tpiA gene encoding triose-phosphate isomerase, with protein sequence MLIAGNWKMNTDVQAAQSLIESVVEAVGTTTIDVAVCPPFVNLGVVAGALGNGSSVALGAQNMHAADGGAYTGEIAAGMLTAIGCKYVILGHSERRQYFGETDAGVNAKVHKALAAGLVPIVCVGESLEERESGNEEAVVRTQIMGCLDGVSINSGKDIVIAYEPVWAIGTGKTASPEQAQDIHGFIRGLLNDKFGAHSSDIAILYGGSMKPGNAADLVSKPDVNGGLIGGASLKAPDFTAIVRAGEAAG encoded by the coding sequence ATGTTAATTGCAGGAAACTGGAAAATGAATACGGATGTGCAGGCTGCACAGTCGTTGATTGAAAGCGTAGTAGAAGCGGTTGGTACGACCACCATCGATGTAGCCGTGTGCCCGCCTTTTGTTAATCTCGGCGTTGTGGCCGGCGCCCTCGGAAACGGAAGCAGCGTAGCCCTTGGCGCGCAAAACATGCACGCAGCTGACGGTGGCGCGTATACGGGTGAAATTGCTGCAGGCATGCTAACGGCTATCGGATGTAAATATGTCATCCTTGGTCACTCAGAACGTCGTCAGTACTTCGGTGAGACCGATGCAGGCGTAAACGCAAAGGTGCACAAGGCGCTTGCAGCCGGCCTGGTGCCGATTGTATGCGTCGGCGAATCCCTTGAAGAACGGGAAAGTGGCAACGAAGAGGCTGTTGTTCGTACCCAGATTATGGGTTGCCTCGATGGCGTGTCCATCAACAGCGGTAAAGACATTGTGATTGCTTATGAGCCTGTGTGGGCCATTGGCACGGGCAAAACCGCATCGCCCGAGCAAGCGCAGGATATTCACGGATTTATCCGCGGCCTGCTCAATGACAAGTTTGGCGCGCACAGCAGCGACATCGCCATCCTCTACGGCGGTAGCATGAAGCCAGGCAACGCTGCAGATCTCGTTTCCAAGCCAGACGTGAATGGCGGCCTGATTGGCGGCGCCAGCCTGAAAGCCCCGGACTTCACAGCCATCGTCCGCGCCGGCGAAGCAGCAGGGTAA
- a CDS encoding TlpA disulfide reductase family protein, whose protein sequence is MMSKTKTTRYPLGEVLKTSLCAVFFAGLLLGCGQNAGAEQLQGEVQSHLAGEITLSADIDSTADFSGFGILVADRTEEGLDTLAYTSTDTDGKFDLDITVPKSNIYSLVISREGSILRVSEIAIANNDSATMKVEFPFGRRPIMIRSNENAALLGFKNTVALHNNEMNAFSRDGVTDQQVYANKVKQTAEILWGLQDSSPGTLAASLGAAQSVVMLEGWNDSLLVARAKTVEADNVNYANIAGAARRAQIRMSGTADGATLLEEMKAKVTDEEILAAVQSELVIAYRDNNEDEKALLAARELKMQYATDSSWIRWADRAIFDLENLRPGMEAPAFSLVDSEGKAVNVEAFAGKHVILEFYIPGAEFEADLNARSAYYRAEGNDDGFEILSISLEADSLLNEAFAEGRDLPGRHVYLEDGPTASIIKAYNVYRLPTRYLIDPEGKIAGKYVLQNGVNAYQDALVLSNTSE, encoded by the coding sequence ATGATGAGTAAAACAAAAACCACCCGATACCCGCTGGGTGAAGTATTAAAAACATCGCTGTGTGCAGTCTTTTTTGCCGGCCTTCTGCTTGGGTGCGGACAAAATGCTGGTGCTGAACAGTTGCAGGGAGAGGTGCAAAGTCATCTCGCAGGCGAAATTACGCTGAGTGCAGACATCGATTCCACGGCTGACTTCAGTGGTTTTGGTATTCTCGTTGCCGACCGTACAGAGGAAGGGCTTGATACGTTGGCCTACACCTCAACGGATACGGATGGTAAATTCGACCTGGATATAACAGTCCCTAAAAGCAACATCTATTCTTTGGTCATTTCGCGAGAAGGATCCATTTTGCGGGTGAGTGAAATCGCAATTGCCAACAACGACTCCGCTACAATGAAAGTGGAATTTCCGTTTGGCCGCCGGCCAATCATGATCCGCTCCAATGAAAATGCTGCACTGTTGGGCTTCAAAAACACGGTTGCACTACACAACAATGAAATGAATGCGTTTTCGCGCGATGGCGTCACCGATCAGCAAGTTTATGCCAACAAAGTAAAGCAGACTGCTGAAATCTTATGGGGACTCCAGGATTCCAGTCCCGGCACACTGGCTGCCAGCCTTGGTGCTGCGCAGTCGGTTGTGATGCTAGAAGGCTGGAACGACTCGCTGCTGGTTGCCCGCGCGAAAACCGTCGAAGCTGATAACGTGAATTACGCGAACATAGCCGGCGCAGCGCGGCGTGCACAGATCAGAATGAGTGGTACGGCAGATGGTGCAACCTTGCTTGAAGAAATGAAAGCAAAAGTGACCGATGAAGAAATTCTTGCTGCTGTACAGTCTGAGTTGGTCATCGCCTACCGCGATAACAACGAAGATGAGAAAGCACTGCTTGCTGCCCGTGAGCTAAAAATGCAGTATGCTACGGACAGCAGCTGGATTCGCTGGGCTGACCGGGCCATTTTTGACCTGGAAAACCTCCGCCCGGGTATGGAAGCGCCGGCATTCTCGCTGGTAGACAGCGAAGGCAAAGCCGTAAACGTTGAAGCATTCGCCGGCAAACATGTCATCCTCGAATTTTATATTCCCGGCGCTGAGTTTGAAGCGGATCTGAATGCACGGAGTGCGTACTACCGGGCTGAAGGCAACGACGATGGGTTTGAGATTTTATCGATCTCTCTCGAGGCTGATTCTCTCTTGAATGAGGCCTTTGCAGAAGGCCGCGATTTGCCAGGCCGGCACGTGTACCTCGAAGATGGCCCAACCGCGTCCATCATCAAAGCATACAACGTGTACCGCTTGCCAACGCGGTACCTGATCGATCCGGAAGGAAAGATTGCTGGTAAATACGTGCTGCAAAATGGTGTCAATGCATACCAGGATGCTCTCGTCCTTTCCAATACTTCAGAATAG